Proteins found in one Triticum urartu cultivar G1812 chromosome 4, Tu2.1, whole genome shotgun sequence genomic segment:
- the LOC125552109 gene encoding dirigent protein 25-like, which translates to MAKGALYIYMMVALALTSCALAGRVLNDHPAAPPVETDPLPGPTDPPVDPEVVPVPAPTAALPLPSNAAGAAGVAPAAGVGATANVGAGDSPLTFFMHDILGTSSQTSALMVTGVVASADGLASGNNVVPYDSLVQSNGNAVNGGYKNTIPSVNGSGGGDTPQTQNLLLGMTTVVDEELAGGHELGAAAVGRAQGFYVASSQDGSSKTVVLTAMFGGEVHGDTLSFFGVHQLAAPESRIAVIGGTGKYETAKGFAAIRTLHPGDQHAADGVEGLLQFDIHLS; encoded by the coding sequence ATGGCCAAGGGGGCGCTCTACATCTACATGATGGTCGCGCTTGCACTGACGAGCTGCGCACTCGCGGGCCGCGTCCTCAACGACCATCCCGCGGCGCCTCCGGTAGAGACCGATCCATTGCCGGGGCCGACCGACCCGCCTGTCGACCCAGAGGTAGTGCCGGTCCCCGCGCCCACGGCGGCGTTGCCTTTGCCATCCAAtgccgcgggcgccgctggcgtAGCTCCGGCCGCTGGCGTTGGTGCAACGGCCAACGTAGGAGCCGGCGACAGCCCCCTGACGTTCTTCATGCATGACATCCTCGGCACCTCGTCGCAGACGTCGGCGCTCATGGTGACCGGGGTGGTGGCGAGCGCCGACGGCCTGGCCAGCGGCAACAACGTCGTCCCCTACGACAGCCTCGTCCAGAGCAACGGAAACGCCGTCAACGGCGGCTACAAGAACACCATCCCCTCCGTCAACGGTTCTGGCGGTGGCGACACGCCCCAGACCCAGAACCTCCTCCTCGGCATGACCACCGTCGTGGACGAGGAGCTCGCCGGGGGCCATGAGCTCGGCGCCGCGGCCGTCGGCAGGGCGCAGGGGTTCTACGTCGCGAGCTCGCAGGACGGCAGCAGCAAGACGGTCGTGCTGACGGCCATGTTCGGCGGCGAAGTGCACGGCGACACGCTCAGCTTCTTCGGGGTGCACCAGTTGGCGGCGCCGGAGTCCCGCATCGCCGTCATTGGCGGCACAGGGAAGTACGAGACCGCCAAGGGCTTCGCCGCCATCCGCACGCTGCACCCCGGCGACCAGCACGCCGCCGACGGCGTCGAGGGCCTCCTCCAGTTCGACATTCACCTCTCCTGA